TGTTTGGCATCATTGATTGAGGCAATGACCTGACCCACCTTTTCTAGTACCTCTCTCTTTTGCCTTGATTCTGCTTCCTTCTCCATAGACCCCAGAGGAGTTTTGTCTTTCATTTTGCTGGTTTTCAGTAGTAATCAATAATTGGAAGTTTAGTCTCTGATCGTCGGAAAGGATTAACTGGATTAACAAGAGCAACAAGCATTATAAGAAGCTTAACGTATTTGAacagaaaatattaataagagTGGCAAATGTACTACAGtactacataaaaaaaatagtctGAAGAACCAAATGATACAAATTCAACAACAATTGCTTTTAATATCTCTTACGCAGACCAATTCCAAACCAAACATAACTTTATCATCAGGAAATTACACAATCAAGATTGAAGAACATCAACGCCTCTATTAATGTCAGTAATTACCAACTAGAAAATCAAACCAAATGTTACTAATTCAacaaaaattcctttttttttttaaatgagaaGGAAACAagttgtatatattaaaaatcagtACATGGGTTTTACGCTGACCATATTTACAAGTAAACAAAAACGAAAAGAGCTAACACACCAATCTACAATCCTATAGGAACCTAATATGTCTAAAATAGAAATGTTATCTTCCGTATAAATCCAAATATTGCTTCTCATATCCAGTATACAGAAGAATTTTCcatataatcataacttcaGCACCGTGAGCCgagacaaaaaaaaacactaggCGATTTCTTCCATCTGTTCTAACCTTGGTAGACAATTACTTCATACCTGTTTCGCTCTTAGAATTAGTCGAGCTGCGCAAAATGAAAGCTGCCCAAACACCATaattatccaaaaaataaaaacataactttCCTTAGCAAGCAATTATAAAACCAAGATTGAAGAACTCCAACACCTTTACTACTGTCAGTAAATACTAAGTAGTACAAAATACAACCCTAGATGCCCCAAACCCAAAATGAAGGAGCATTTATACAGCAACacagacaaaaaaaatatatcacaaaatcaaaaaaaaaaagttccatGCTACCAAACAACTGTATTTTGCATTTGGGTTTTCAAAAACTCATTAATTTTCATTACAATTTCGACGGGAATCTTACCGGAAAAAGTGATTCTTGCTCACCGGAAACTGCTCAATTGATGAAGGGTATAGGCTTGGAAAATCCCAATTTCATATTtctaaagttttatttttatatattatatgaaggggctaaatattaaatactttgTAAATTTAACTCCATaggtttttttatatatatttgcgttttaaaaaaattaatttgactaatttaaaattaaattacattatattgatttgatattacaaataaaaatttagatactCAAAATTGTAAGAagatactataaattataaaagaaattcatattataaaaacacatcataaaatataaattaaagttattataatttaactctaaaataattataataagttcatgacaattaaaagtgaatcgtaataatattgatttttcGAATAATGGTGCTTCAAAAGTGGCTATTTTTttcacttctatttttttttaaatatatgtaatttgAAGTTGCAACAAATTGTGTTTGAAATTGTAAATATACTTTGAGGTTTGGTATTTTTTGTGCaaacaaattttgatttaaaattttgtttgaagattttaatttttaagtagaaaagatgaatttatatatatatatttcaagttaggatattttttttaccaaacaatcCTAAATAAATACGTCAaaagattaataataataataatattttatctaatATGTCCTATGAAACAACCCTTTACTAcgtaacttaaaataatttttaaaattaaggtTCTATCGatgcaattttaaaataatcgaAATTTAATACAGGTATCGGACATTAAAACggatataaattaaataatgttaaaaatGGCTAGTTGAGTAAAatgttcaaaaagaaaatttgggATTCAGAATCGGGTCGATTGCCAAACACACTTACAACCCGGTAGATTTTTCAGTCACTTTCTCCTCGACGGCGACAACCCAAAACCACCGTGGTGCAGCTGATTTTTCCGGTCAATACGGTGTCGTTTACTTCACTATTGTAGTGTTCATCCATCGACTTACGGTTTCGAAAATTCATCGATGATACATTTTGTGTCGAAGGTGAAAAATGCGGGTGTATCAATCAGCTTTGTATCGTAGAAGACCTATCAGCATCAGTTATCAATGGCCGCATCAAGGTACGTTTCTGATATTACTTCACTTGTctatgttattaaaaaaaatgtttttttttccgaAGTTATAGATCTCTTTATATTGCTTATAATTGTGTATTTCTAATTATGCCTAGAACTGGACTTAATAAGGATGATTAATTGCTTATTTTATGGTTTTTCATTATGATGATGGGAGTATAAGGTTCATATTGCCATTTAGTACCTAAGGGTGTGATGTAGTGGGTTGGGAAACATGAGGTTTCAGGTTTATAGCCCAGGGAAGCAAAAATACAATGTGGTTTCTTCTCATTTTGTTGAGTCTTTGATGGACAGGGTTATCTCAATAGCATATGTATCCTGTTCAATTAGTTGAGGTGCGTGTGCGTTAGCTCAAACACGGCATAATATGaactaaaatgaaatagagATAATGAAGTAAGTTGGGGACTAACTTACGGAACAGTCACGAGGTTTTCACGTGCCTTCTAACACCTTTAACTACTTCTTTAACCACCATGTAACTAACTTGCCCACTTGCTAAGTCTTACTTAATCCACTGGCTAGTAAACCGTAATTACATATCACCAGggttatagaaaaaaaaagggttCAGATCGTGATTGATATGAGAAATATGTTTGccttaaaaaatcttttttgatcaattttcataatttagacaaaataaagtaaatgagTATGGTAATCTATGAGGTAGAGCTAGTGATAGTGTTGATGATATTCGTTCACAACAATGTTCAAGTCTTGATGAGGCAGGTGATGCGGGGTAAGAATCtgttatttctaaaaaataaaacaactacGGCCCATAAGTAAGTGATGTAGTTATTCTCCCCCTTTtggtagaaaatattttcttggagAGAAAAGTTTCAACACCATAAGGTAACTGTACACTGGAAATGATTTCAAGAAGGTTGATATTGGGTGAGCTCCCTATCCTCCTTTTTTCTTACCATTtctaatagaaaaatatttcaacaaggaacatgttatatgaaaaatatttgccaTCGTTCCAAATTTATCGCCAGCAACTGCtctaatacaagttttattttgtCAGGTGCAGAATTTTGGTGAAGGGAAGTGTTGAAAGGGTTGCTCATTCCCTTCTTGCCAGCACCAAGGCCAGGAACTCAGTGGTCTGGACAACGTCCCCTACCGGactttcttttatcttttccaGATTACATTCACAATGTAGAGTTTGTCATAGAGGATTTACCTCCAGCACTTTCTATGAGGCAAAAGGAACCTTATGGAAGACGTGCAATTCGAAAGCTAGCTGTTTGTTCCTTACGAATGAGACTGTCTCACACCATGCTCGAGTTGCCTGGAAACGGCTACTTCAAATTCATTCAAGCTGTGGAACAATACTTCCACCAATAAGTAGGGTTACATGTGTGATGAGCCTTGCTTTGTCTCGCTCACATCTGGTATCTCCTGGCATTTTGGCCTTCCTTATTGGACAGCTAGCATGGAATCAAAGTGTGCTTGCAGAAGCAGAAGGTTTCACATCCCCAGAATCGCTCTACATGCATGCAAAGGATGGACATATCTACTTGACTTCATTTATCTTCTTGCTTTTAGAGGGCTTGATATTGCTCTCGAGGGCAGTATACTTAGCTTTGTTGTTCACCCCTTGTATGCTAATGGCTCCTTTTGCTGACTCCTTTGGTATTGAGTTTAGGAAGACGTGGCTTCGTGCTGTGAGAAGAACTCTAGAGAAGGCAGGTCCAGCATTCATTAAGTGGGGTCAATGGGCAGCAGCAAGGCCAGATCTGTTTCCAGATGATATGTGTAATGAACTTGCTGAACTCCACTCAAAGGCACCAGCACATAGCTATGCATACACAAAAAGAAGCATTGAGAAGGCGTTTGGACGGAAGCTGCCTGAAATATTCGAGAattttgaggaggagcctgtcgCATCGGGTAGTATTGCTCAAATTCATCGGGCAACCTTGAAATTCCGATATCCTAGACAGCGGGTTAAACCCATTCGTGTCGCTGTCAAAGTTAGGCACCCAGGCGTTGGTGAATCTATCAGGAGGGATTTTGTACTAATTAACATGTTTGCAAAAGTTTCAAAGGTCTTCCCAACTTTGAAGTGGTTGAGACTGGATGAAAGCATACAGCAGTTTGCGATCTTTATGATGTCACAAGTTGATCTTTCTAGGGAAGCAGCTAACTTGAGTCGTTTTATATACAACTTCCGCAGATGGAAGGATGTATCATTTCCCAGACCTCTATATCCTTTGGTGCATCCTGCAGTTTTAGTGGAAACCTATGAAGACGGTGAAAATATCTTGCGCTACATTGAAGAGCTTGAAGAACCTATGAAAGAGTTTGAAGGACGTGAGAGCATCCGAAGTGCCCTTGCTCACATTGGGACTCATGCACTACTGAAGATGATGTTGGTATGTCTGTGTAATTTAGCCATACGGTAAAGTCGAAGTtggttattaattaataatgaaatactttacttgattaaaaaaagtaattcaagaaGGATTATGCCAATAGAAACGTGACTGAAAGTAAAACTACCGAAGTACATAGGTAAAGATTGGTTGCTAAGAAAATGGAGGATCTCCTAGTGAAAAGAATACTTTATCTTCGATATTGAGGCGTGATGTTCAAGTAGAAAGGACCACCATTGACTCTTGCACAGGAGCATTAGTTGGGGTTGGGGTTTAACATACCCAACAACAAAAAAAGGGTCATTTTATCAGGGCATCATGTAGAATATCTGAACATTATAACATACTATTCCTCAGAAATGGAGATTAGATTCATTGTGAGCTCTTAATTTCTTATTGCTTTAATAAATTTGTACAGCATAAATCAACTCATGGGACTACTCGGGTATTATGTTGTTGTAAATCAACTTCTGATATAAACTAAATACCTAAATCAACTTTGCAATTGTGGCTTGAGTTTTTGTGATGGTAATAATGAGCAAAACTCTCTGGGTTAGTCACCAAATTTATCGAACATGTTGACCTCATTAATTGCTGAGAGCAGCTTTTCAGTAAAGCGAAGATCTTCCTTTGTTGAACAATTATGCATTAGCTgcctcatatttttattttttttggttttgtatAAGAAGTCCGTAAGCTGTCAAACTAATCTTTTCTTAGTTACAGTCTTCAACTTGAGATTGTTTACTCTTTTCTCCTATTATTTAGGGAAGTGGAAAATGCTCTTCCATTGGGATCTTACAATTCCTCAATTTTGCAACATAGTCATTAAAATTGTTCTCTCTTTTTGATACTATACCATTTAATTCCAGGTGGATAATTTCATACATGCAGACATGCATCCTGGGAACATTCTTGTTAGATCACCGCAAGACAGAGCTTCAGGTAAAGGACTTTTCAAATCGAGACCTCATGTGGTCTTCCTTGATGTGGGTATGACTGCTGAGCTATCCAATAAGGACAGACTCCTCCTGCTGGAGTTCTTTAAGGCTGTGGCACTTCGAGATGGCCGCACTGCTGCAGAAAGTACTCTTGGACTATCTAAACAACAGAGCTGTCCGAACCCAGAGGAATTCATCAAGGTGCTTTCTTATTTTTTGCTGTAAAAGAATGATGAAGTCCATAATTGTACAATGTTGGCAGACTGTTGATTACTTGATTCTCATTAGTCGATTAATTGTCCAAGAAGGAAAAGCTAAATCGGTATCTTACTTCGCATCTTGCATTTTCGTTTAACTTGACTTCAAGTGCAGTGCATATGTTACACCTCTTTCAGGGATAATAAAAGGAAGCATAAAAGCCATCCTCTATCATCTTGTCTTAGGTCCATATATGAATATGTCAAATATACTTACAAGTGATTCATTTTTCTATAAGTTTGTCTTCCTTGCACGGGATGGTGCTACCACACCACCATGTATCTGTGGCAAATTTTTTGATGCAGCATGTACATATGccataaaaataatagaatttttaaaaagagaggAGATGCACAGTTATATAGGTGAAAGACGTCCCAAGTGAAGCAGCTCCATGATGCTTGCTTGTGTGAACTGTGAAGATGAGAATCAATTGTAAAAGCTTTTGTCCCACTTATTATATGTCTGATGAGATACAAACACTCATTTTTAAGTCTCTTTAGTGAACTATGTCAAAAACCCCAAATTTTTTTAGATTCATGTCTTTGTTGAATAACATAATGTAGATTTTGGTAATAGGATGTGGAGGGAACTTTTGACTTCTGGAAGACAGCTGAAGGGGATGGCATTCATCCGGCAGATTGCATGCAACAATTGCTTGAGCAAGTTAGACGTCATCGGGTGAACATTGATGGCAACATTTGCACTGTGATTGTGACTACTTTGGTGTTGGAGGTACCTTTTGGCCTTATTTGATGCTTTTACCGTCTGATAACTCAGCGCTGCACAGACTTGTCTGCTATATTCCTATATTAACTTATCCTGTTTTAATGGTTCTTATGATCTATTATGTGTTCTGGGAATGTCTGCGTCTATCTTTCTCAAGTATTATCTGGATTCTGATAAAAAATCTGCCGAATGTGATTGTTGAAATTTAGTTATCAGTAAAGCTAGCCCAAAATAATTATCCCATACTACATTTTCTATTGATAACCCAACCACAGAAGTAGATGCTTGAGAAGCATCCAAGGGTATGACCTAGTGGTCTATGAAGTGGGTTGAGAACCCTGAGGTCTCAGGTTTAAATCCCAACACAAAAACACTAGGTAATTTCTTCCCATTTGTCCTAGCCTTGGTGGACAGAGTTACCTAGTACTTGTTACTGGTGGAAGGTGGCAGGCTTCCGTGGAATTAGTTGAGGCCGGATACCAtgattattaaaagaaaaaagatggatGTTATCTCTGATCTATTCTTCTTTTGATTTAACGTATCCCACTTTCCTCTTTCCTCTCTCCTTCTAGATTTTTCTTCCCATGCCCTATTCTACATGATTCATCCTCCccctatttttcttccaaatgCTAATAGAACGAAAAGCTTAGGGTAATAATTTGTTTGAACATATACCATGATGCTTTTCTGTCTTCCTACAGGGATGGCAGCGGAAACTGGACCCTGAATACGACGTGCTACAGACACTGCAAAAGTTGCTTTTCAAAGACGATTGGGCAGAGTCTCTCTTTCACACAATTGGAGGGTTGATGGCGCCATAAAAAAGGTGTCTCATTTGCTCGCTTCCCCGCCCCACCCAGCCTACCTAAAACAATCCCACAATTTTGATGGAGTAATATATAGTAAAGGGAAGATAAGTGAAATATACACACAGCATCTGGCTTTAGAGAATAAGGATTGTATACCTTTCACTCTTTTTCGTTTTAGATTTTACAATTAGATTAGTTCTAACCTTGATATCattgtttcttatttatttttcgtCACAGTGTGAGACGATAATAAGTACTTATCAAGAATGTATTGATGAGAGTATTTGGGATTTAAGGTGTGGTTAGTTCAttgattaaaaattgaaattgatgaGAGCAACTAGCAGGATTCTTCTAAGTTAAATGTTTAGAGGTTGAGCCATATCTCATGCAGGCTATAATGCATGGAAATTATGTATCCCAAGGAATTGGAAGGGACATTTTATATTAATCCAACAGTTATATATTCAAATGATTGGACCCGTGGGTATAGCCTAGTGGTCAATTAAGTTGAAGATGAACCACGAGTTTCATATTCAAATCCAAGTGTGGAGGTGAAAAGGCACAAGGTGATTTCTTTCCAACTGCCTAAATTTTGATGGATAGAAATACTTGGTTGTTGTTATAGCAAGTGTGCGATGATTAATTGAGATGTGTGTAAAGTTGATTCGGACACTACCGTCATAAAATTGGCCAAAAATGACCTGCcaatgtatgtatgtatatatatatatatatatatatatatatatatatatatatatatgcacagTCCAATCTGATCATACAGGTGGATtgagtaatatatattttcatgggTTAAATTGATGCCTTGACTAGAGGTTTGAGCTTTACTTGATTCTATAAAATACtctcaaaatttgatatatttttacattattgGATTTTTTTTGATGATATGGCTTTCaagcattttttttttcaaaaacctcCACAAAATCATTTGCAAGTATCTGAGGAACAATTTCTAAATGAATCCAGCTAATCCCCACGGAAATACTGATCAATTTTCAAGATTAAATAAGCCCCTAAGGTAGGTATAActagattttatcgattttgaTGTGTTATATtcaatgaatttttggtgattagaaatttcaaattcttttaggcagataattttcatgaaaattcgTTAAGACCTTAACAATGGAGTCAGTTGGTACCTACGGGCAAATTGACCCATTTTTTAAAGTGAAACGAGCTCAAAGCATGTGTAACCAGAATTTGATgtttttcatgtgctataacttatggatttttggtgatttaggagtcaatatttttttggttgaaatttAACATGGACATATCTTAAGACCTTAGCAATAGAGCTAGTTAATCTACAAGGGCAAACCAacttattttcaaggtcaaacaagccacaAAGTAGGTATGACCAGATTTTATCGACTTTCATGTGATAAAGTccataaatttttcataattcgGATTTCGAATTTTTTCATGCCAACATTTTTCATGATCGTCCGTTAGGACCTTAACAATGGAGTTTGTTGATCCCACGGGCAAACTGTCCATTTtaaagatcaaacgagccctaaagaAGGTTTCATCAGATTTTTCtgtttttcgtgtgctatagtccatgaattttgaTGATTCGAGATTCTagttttttttgtcaaaatttttcatggacgtttgTTAAGACCTTAGCGATGGACTCAGATGTCTCCATGGGCAAACCGACTcgtttttaaggtcaaacgagccccaaaggaGGTAAAGcagaatttattaatttttgtgttttatagtCTATGGAGTTTTCGTAATTCGGGATTTTGGATTTTTTGGTCGAACTATTTTATGGATGTGCGTTAAGACCTTTGCAAGTGAGTCAGTTAGACCTCAAGGGCAAactgacccattttcaaggtcaaacaagctctAAAGCAGGTATAAACAAATTTCACGATTTTTTGTGTGCTTCCATGGATTTTTTGTAATTCATAATTCCggattttttttgtctaaattttttatggacgtccatgaagacCTTAGCAATAGAGGTAATTGGTCCTACGGGCTAACTAGCTCATCTttaaggtcaaatgagccccaaaaTAGGTATCACTACACTCTagtgattttcgtgtgctatagtccatggattttttgtGATTCAGGATTACAGATTTTCTTTTgtcaaaatttttcatgataGATTGGCtcctaaatataaaaaatggaCTCTCGAATTGGTGACTGTACATATTACTCCTCCAACTCCCTACAGAGAGTTCTCTAATGGTTTCAAATTGAAATCGTTTGAAAGCAATATGACCAAAATATTCATGGgctaacacacacaaaaaattgaaaaaatcacCTAATTTCTGTAAATTCATCCCTAAATGCctaaaaaagactaaaaaatggTGAGACTATGGATACTACTCCCTCAACTCCATATGGAGAGTTCCATAAAAGTTTTGCAGAAAAACATGATCCCTAAATGGCCAAATGGACTCTGAAAATGGTGAGGCTATACATACTATTCCATTTAACTTTCTATGGAGGGTTCCGTAAAGGTTTTGCAAAGAACTCTTCACGAAGCCATATCACCAATATATTCATGAGCTATACATGAAAAAGTGAGAAAATAGCCTAATTTCTATAAATTGAACCCTAAATATCTGAATCTCTGAAAATGGTGAGATTGTTCGTAGTACTCTCCTAACTCCCTACGTATGGGTCCATAAAGGTTTCACAAAGAAATCGTCCAAAAGACATATCACCAAAATATTCATGAGCTAACATACACGAAAAACTTAGAAACTCGTCTAATTCGTGTTGAGTAGCCCttaaatggtaaaaaaaattggcattgaTCATTGTGAggatatatgtattattttcacTGGTAAGAAAATTATCGAAAATCATATCTTTGAAAAAATCATTGACTAACACACAcgaaaaactaagaaaaaaaatagtgtggATCATGGTAAATTTATAGtattatttcccattttattatagaaggtacttaaatgttttgaaattttttgtccTGAAATTCATATGGCAAAAAAATTCATTGACTAAcacacacgaaaaattgagaaaatctcCTAATTCTTGTTGAGTGGCCTTAAATGCTAAAAAATGGAGTCGATCACGGTAAGTCATGCATAcatattattccccaaaatcatTATGGAGGGtccgataaaaaaaattaaaagaatttccGAAAGTCAtaccaccaaaaaaaaattgttgacatacacacaaaaaattgagaaaatcgCCTAATTCCTTTTGAGCGACCCTTATATGATAAAAGAATAATGTGGATTATGGTGAGACTATATGTATTGTCACACCCAGTCATTACTGAGTTAATGTTATGAAAAACATGTTCCTCGAGatcatataacaaaaaaatcattgtctaatacacacgaaaaatatgaaaatctcATAATTTCTTGTGGAGTGGCCAAAATATGACATAGATCATggtttgtcaaaaaaaaaatcatgcacAAAATTTCAAGTAAATCCATCAACcatactcaaaaaaaaaaaatcaaaacatacTAACATGCacaaaaaataaccaaattcaTGTATATCATGAGACCATCATGTGTAGTATCTCATTAAGTGTTAATCACAACctaattataaatatacataagtACATATgacttattattatattatttatttttaaaaaaaaaaattaaaaatcaaaatcatctAGGTTAGGTTTTGGTGAAGTCAACAACGCAGTATATAGTCTTAGACGATTCTCCCCGAGCGACGAACAACGAGACAATGGCCTTCTTGGTCTAATAAAAGACAAAGAAGAAAGTGTCAAACGATGTTTATATCTTCTCCAAGCTAATTGAATAGCAACAGCACCCCAAGTTCTCCACCCTGGTGAATAATACCTTGCACTTCTCTTCACTTTCTCATCCACAAATGTATATCTGAGAcggattcaaaatttaaactcGATAAAATTTTTGACgtcaaatataattaatatatatttacttttgaAATTATGAATTCAGAATCTAATACAAGTTTATGTGAAgggaaaaatgataaaaattttgaaaaatccaTCAATAAATAACGAACTACATATTCTAAGTGTATAGTTGAacataagttatatatttaaaactatataaGTCAACGTagttaataactcaaaatatttagtaatatttcatataaaaagggaaaaatgataAAGTTTTGTGATTTTTACCTATATCTATaggtgaaaaaattatatattttatgttttgcgTAGAAAAtactgaatttattttataagcatCATTTTTCACATgcataacaagaaaaaaaaaagcaaaattatgACCGATCCATTACAAGAAAAATGCAATAGATTTAAGATGAGTTTATAACGGGTAAAATTTATCCGCATCGGGTGTTTACATCAAGTCAATACATGCATGGCAcgtgtttaaatttatagttaattttacttaatcataattaattgacatgtgttttacttcattaaatcacgtaataataaaaattatattgactTGATGTAAAATACCTAGTGCGggtaaattttttcaaaataaatttgttacgCTTATATTCTTCCATCACAAATAAAATGTATACTTCTTAAAACACATAGATAATATATTGAATTCAGTTGAACACGTAACTGAAATACGATGATGTACCTGAAATGTTGT
The sequence above is a segment of the Solanum lycopersicum chromosome 10, SLM_r2.1 genome. Coding sequences within it:
- the LOC101246766 gene encoding uncharacterized protein isoform X1, whose amino-acid sequence is MAASRCRILVKGSVERVAHSLLASTKARNSVVWTTSPTGLSFIFSRLHSQCRVCHRGFTSSTFYEAKGTLWKTCNSKASCLFLTNETVSHHARVAWKRLLQIHSSCGTILPPISRVTCVMSLALSRSHLVSPGILAFLIGQLAWNQSVLAEAEGFTSPESLYMHAKDGHIYLTSFIFLLLEGLILLSRAVYLALLFTPCMLMAPFADSFGIEFRKTWLRAVRRTLEKAGPAFIKWGQWAAARPDLFPDDMCNELAELHSKAPAHSYAYTKRSIEKAFGRKLPEIFENFEEEPVASGSIAQIHRATLKFRYPRQRVKPIRVAVKVRHPGVGESIRRDFVLINMFAKVSKVFPTLKWLRLDESIQQFAIFMMSQVDLSREAANLSRFIYNFRRWKDVSFPRPLYPLVHPAVLVETYEDGENILRYIEELEEPMKEFEGRESIRSALAHIGTHALLKMMLVDNFIHADMHPGNILVRSPQDRASGKGLFKSRPHVVFLDVGMTAELSNKDRLLLLEFFKAVALRDGRTAAESTLGLSKQQSCPNPEEFIKDVEGTFDFWKTAEGDGIHPADCMQQLLEQVRRHRVNIDGNICTVIVTTLVLEGWQRKLDPEYDVLQTLQKLLFKDDWAESLFHTIGGLMAP
- the LOC101246766 gene encoding uncharacterized protein isoform X2, giving the protein MAASRILVKGSVERVAHSLLASTKARNSVVWTTSPTGLSFIFSRLHSQCRVCHRGFTSSTFYEAKGTLWKTCNSKASCLFLTNETVSHHARVAWKRLLQIHSSCGTILPPISRVTCVMSLALSRSHLVSPGILAFLIGQLAWNQSVLAEAEGFTSPESLYMHAKDGHIYLTSFIFLLLEGLILLSRAVYLALLFTPCMLMAPFADSFGIEFRKTWLRAVRRTLEKAGPAFIKWGQWAAARPDLFPDDMCNELAELHSKAPAHSYAYTKRSIEKAFGRKLPEIFENFEEEPVASGSIAQIHRATLKFRYPRQRVKPIRVAVKVRHPGVGESIRRDFVLINMFAKVSKVFPTLKWLRLDESIQQFAIFMMSQVDLSREAANLSRFIYNFRRWKDVSFPRPLYPLVHPAVLVETYEDGENILRYIEELEEPMKEFEGRESIRSALAHIGTHALLKMMLVDNFIHADMHPGNILVRSPQDRASGKGLFKSRPHVVFLDVGMTAELSNKDRLLLLEFFKAVALRDGRTAAESTLGLSKQQSCPNPEEFIKDVEGTFDFWKTAEGDGIHPADCMQQLLEQVRRHRVNIDGNICTVIVTTLVLEGWQRKLDPEYDVLQTLQKLLFKDDWAESLFHTIGGLMAP